In Nitrospirota bacterium, a single genomic region encodes these proteins:
- a CDS encoding HEAT repeat domain-containing protein: MQELEKQLNSDNNIEVRRRAVEQMRGMRDAQCIPLLIKAMTDVSWRVRKSAVDILFGEYSLDQYIGGIIDLLYIEENAGARNSAIEALIKLGRKATPYLIEGFKTSNRDVRKFIIDVLGEEMDSRSLPLILDALKDEDENVRATAVEHLGKAGEVSVVDALIEILDSGDLWTAYPAADALGRIGNRKAVPHLLEAMKRKPLREPVLKALGMLADPATLEPVIALLQDASKNIQEQALRTIEKMYHHGISAEVITEEFRRILGDKATDLLIAHAWSNKNEVRVSAIVMLGLMKDEAAYGPLLDISHEEEYAEDVKGAFVFIGRDRPESLLKLFDSGNPHQLRFIAEVAGEVASPVYYDMFARLLDDDDGHVRSIAARSIARLNKSDAVSMLLTRLADPYEDVQEAAVDALGMLQQYLHLQELLAMLRSDSAVLRRNVARLLGKMKADRAVKELGFALKDEKVAVRKAVVGALSQIGTDEAVRYLKYALTDEDPDIRIAATLSLGAIGGDDILDSLTILTVDPDNFVRVSAARALGMLKDRNSIIILVPLLHDESGFVVTTAIEALKAVGGEEACKAIAGMLASGDDEVKRTAIAALGDFEGVIDLLVPFLRDPDWAARIAAVKALGRHSQTEVRMELEKLLDTEEDPTVVKTVEEILGV; encoded by the coding sequence GTGCAGGAACTGGAAAAACAGCTCAATAGCGACAATAATATTGAGGTCAGGCGCCGGGCTGTCGAGCAGATGCGCGGCATGAGAGATGCCCAATGCATACCGCTCCTTATCAAGGCCATGACCGATGTGAGCTGGCGTGTAAGGAAGTCTGCGGTTGATATTCTCTTTGGCGAGTATAGCCTGGATCAGTACATCGGGGGTATCATCGATCTCCTGTATATCGAAGAAAACGCCGGCGCCAGGAATTCTGCTATCGAAGCCCTTATCAAACTCGGCAGAAAGGCTACACCTTACCTTATCGAGGGATTCAAGACCTCGAACCGGGATGTGAGGAAGTTCATCATCGACGTACTCGGAGAGGAGATGGACAGCAGGTCCCTGCCTCTTATCCTTGATGCGCTCAAGGACGAGGACGAAAATGTCAGGGCAACGGCAGTCGAGCATCTGGGAAAGGCTGGAGAGGTTTCGGTCGTTGATGCGCTGATCGAGATCCTTGACAGCGGAGACCTCTGGACCGCGTATCCGGCCGCTGATGCGCTCGGCAGAATAGGCAACAGGAAGGCAGTTCCCCATCTTCTTGAGGCCATGAAACGGAAGCCTCTTCGTGAGCCCGTGCTGAAGGCGCTGGGTATGCTTGCTGATCCGGCAACACTTGAACCGGTGATCGCGCTGCTTCAGGATGCTTCAAAGAATATTCAGGAACAGGCCCTGCGAACCATTGAGAAGATGTATCACCATGGGATCAGCGCAGAGGTCATTACCGAAGAATTCAGGCGGATCCTTGGCGACAAGGCGACAGACCTGCTTATTGCCCATGCCTGGTCAAACAAGAATGAAGTCCGGGTTTCGGCCATCGTGATGCTCGGACTGATGAAGGATGAGGCTGCGTACGGTCCGCTCCTTGATATATCGCATGAAGAAGAGTATGCAGAAGATGTAAAAGGGGCCTTTGTTTTTATCGGCAGGGACCGTCCGGAGTCGCTTCTGAAGCTCTTTGACAGCGGCAATCCTCATCAGCTGAGATTCATTGCAGAAGTGGCGGGTGAGGTTGCCTCCCCGGTGTACTATGACATGTTCGCAAGACTTCTGGACGATGATGACGGGCATGTGCGTTCCATAGCAGCGCGGAGCATCGCACGGCTGAACAAGTCCGATGCGGTCTCCATGCTTTTGACGCGGCTTGCCGATCCCTATGAGGATGTGCAGGAAGCAGCCGTTGACGCGCTCGGCATGCTTCAGCAGTATCTTCATCTCCAGGAACTTCTTGCAATGCTGAGGTCAGACTCTGCTGTTCTCAGGAGGAACGTCGCGCGGCTTCTTGGAAAAATGAAGGCTGACCGGGCAGTGAAAGAGCTCGGCTTTGCATTAAAGGACGAGAAGGTGGCTGTCAGGAAGGCAGTTGTGGGCGCTCTTTCCCAGATCGGTACCGATGAGGCAGTGCGGTATCTCAAATATGCGCTCACCGATGAGGACCCTGACATCAGGATCGCTGCAACCTTGAGTCTCGGCGCGATCGGCGGCGATGATATCCTTGACTCGCTGACCATCCTGACCGTTGATCCTGATAATTTTGTGAGGGTCTCTGCTGCCAGGGCGCTCGGCATGCTCAAAGACAGGAATTCAATAATTATCCTGGTGCCTCTTCTGCATGACGAAAGCGGCTTTGTGGTCACCACCGCGATCGAGGCGCTGAAGGCCGTGGGCGGCGAAGAGGCATGCAAGGCCATAGCCGGCATGCTTGCCTCGGGCGATGATGAAGTGAAGCGTACTGCCATAGCTGCTCTTGGAGATTTCGAAGGAGTAATAGACCTGCTTGTCCCCTTTCTGCGCGATCCTGACTGGGCAGCAAGGATCGCTGCAGTAAAAGCCCTGGGCAGACACAGCCAGACTGAGGTTCGGATGGAACTTGAGAAACTTCTTGATACCGAGGAAGATCCGACAGTAGTCAAGACCGTGGAGGAGATACTGGGTGTTTGA
- a CDS encoding protein-glutamate O-methyltransferase CheR, which translates to MFEQEEIIPLPEDVFRLIRDIIKDYCGLFFDDKSRYLLEKRLSRRVRNHHLTDFRDYYRFIRYDKRAEEELTAIMDVLTVNETYFFREQNQLKAFSEEILEELKTGNKDKKTLRVWSAGCSTGEEPYTIAMLINERGHFNGWDIEIHGSDINQRVLQTARRGVYRRNSFRATEPYFMSKYFMEEDGSFKISDAARKHVNFSYLNLLDPFKSKFLGKMDVIFCRNVLIYFDNASRRRVIENFHDRLVDGGYLLLGHAESLINISTSFTLKHLKNDMVYQKPDGSTGMK; encoded by the coding sequence GTGTTTGAGCAGGAAGAGATCATTCCCCTTCCGGAAGATGTCTTCAGACTGATCCGGGACATCATTAAGGACTATTGCGGTCTGTTTTTTGACGATAAGTCCCGCTATCTCCTTGAAAAGAGGCTTTCGCGCCGCGTGAGAAATCATCATCTGACCGACTTCAGGGATTATTACCGTTTTATCCGATATGACAAGAGGGCAGAAGAAGAGCTTACCGCTATCATGGATGTGCTTACGGTTAATGAGACCTATTTTTTCAGGGAACAGAACCAGCTTAAGGCCTTCAGTGAGGAGATCCTTGAGGAACTGAAGACCGGCAACAAGGACAAAAAAACGCTCAGGGTCTGGTCAGCCGGCTGTTCAACCGGAGAGGAGCCCTATACGATCGCCATGCTCATCAACGAACGGGGACATTTTAACGGATGGGACATCGAGATCCACGGCAGTGATATCAACCAGCGCGTTCTCCAGACAGCCCGCCGCGGTGTGTACCGCAGGAATTCGTTCCGGGCGACGGAGCCCTATTTCATGAGCAAATACTTTATGGAAGAAGACGGCTCTTTCAAGATCAGTGATGCAGCCAGAAAACATGTAAACTTCAGTTATCTCAATCTGCTTGATCCGTTCAAATCAAAGTTTCTCGGCAAGATGGATGTCATCTTCTGCAGAAACGTGCTGATCTATTTTGATAATGCCTCCCGCAGGCGCGTTATCGAGAACTTCCACGACAGGCTTGTTGATGGCGGGTATCTGCTGTTAGGTCATGCAGAGTCCCTGATCAATATCTCGACCTCCTTTACCCTGAAGCATCTGAAAAATGATATGGTGTACCAGAAACCTGACGGCAGTACGGGGATGAAATGA
- a CDS encoding chemotaxis response regulator protein-glutamate methylesterase: MKTKVLIVDDSAYTRQTMKKILEEEPALEVVGIATDGIDAMAKTLRLQPDIITLDFEMPGMDGFSFLRWLMRERPTPVIMVTSHADSKTVFKALELGAVDFIAKPTRRASVELETIERDLLKKIKGLKNIRLDILSKNLELLDQEEEEEQEVAGADRGRTSRNAVEIVAVGSSTGGPAALQIILTRLPADFRAAMVISQHMPKGFTGPLAERLDRMSQVKIKEAAEGDIITAGTVYICPGGEHLSLKNRGNKKQVALKEGRFEDKYIPSVDHMMSSVAEQYGAACLGVILTGMGNDGKHGMLDIKKQGGYTIAESEETAVVFGMPGEAIKNGGVEKILPLTEISAEIIRIVNTPSVRGRN, translated from the coding sequence ATGAAGACCAAGGTGCTTATTGTAGACGATTCTGCTTACACGCGGCAGACGATGAAGAAGATCCTCGAGGAAGAACCGGCCCTTGAGGTCGTAGGCATTGCCACTGACGGTATCGATGCCATGGCAAAGACCCTGCGGCTCCAGCCTGACATTATTACCCTTGATTTTGAGATGCCGGGCATGGACGGATTCAGTTTTCTCCGGTGGCTGATGCGGGAGCGGCCGACGCCGGTGATCATGGTCACATCCCATGCTGATTCAAAAACGGTATTCAAGGCCCTTGAGCTTGGCGCGGTCGATTTTATTGCGAAGCCGACACGCCGTGCATCGGTCGAACTCGAGACCATTGAACGTGACCTGCTCAAGAAGATCAAAGGCCTCAAAAATATCAGGCTCGATATTCTGAGCAAGAATCTCGAACTGCTTGATCAGGAAGAGGAAGAGGAACAGGAGGTTGCAGGAGCGGACCGGGGCAGGACGAGCAGAAATGCCGTCGAGATTGTTGCGGTAGGATCCTCTACCGGAGGACCAGCAGCGCTGCAGATCATTCTGACGCGGCTCCCTGCTGATTTCAGGGCGGCCATGGTGATCAGCCAGCATATGCCGAAGGGCTTTACCGGGCCGCTGGCAGAGAGACTTGACCGGATGTCCCAGGTCAAGATCAAGGAAGCAGCAGAAGGAGATATTATAACTGCGGGAACGGTTTATATCTGCCCGGGCGGTGAGCATCTCAGCCTGAAGAACCGCGGGAACAAAAAGCAGGTTGCGCTCAAAGAGGGCAGGTTTGAAGATAAGTATATCCCGTCTGTTGACCATATGATGTCATCGGTTGCCGAGCAGTACGGCGCTGCTTGCCTGGGAGTGATTCTTACCGGCATGGGCAATGACGGCAAGCACGGGATGCTGGATATAAAAAAGCAGGGTGGTTATACTATAGCAGAATCTGAAGAGACTGCTGTGGTATTTGGCATGCCGGGAGAGGCGATCAAGAACGGCGGGGTGGAGAAGATCCTTCCCCTTACCGAGATCTCTGCGGAGATCATCAGGATAGTAAATACCCCATCTGTCAGAGGGAGAAATTGA
- a CDS encoding GAF domain-containing protein, which produces MFKKGEEFTKDILRENEKLRFRVAQLEESVERSGDEARTKLYDERIRLLELELNSLKDKFVEVEEENKDFASKYLGVEEENNNLANLYVASYQLHSTLDFSEVLRIVVEIVINLIGAEQFAVMLIDDKTNDLVAVATEGIQASESLRAKIGEGIIGRVTKEGESYFAADLSAMHEFNSFEPIVCIPLKIKEHVIGVIAIYKLLTQKSGFNNVDYELFNLLAGHAATAIFSSRLYTQSERKLTTIQGFLDLLKDKPKR; this is translated from the coding sequence ATGTTCAAGAAGGGTGAAGAATTCACCAAGGATATTCTGAGGGAAAATGAGAAACTGAGGTTCCGGGTTGCGCAGCTCGAGGAGTCGGTCGAGCGCTCCGGTGATGAGGCCAGGACCAAGCTCTATGATGAGCGGATAAGGCTGCTTGAGCTTGAACTGAACTCCCTGAAGGACAAGTTCGTCGAAGTTGAAGAAGAGAATAAGGATTTTGCCTCAAAATATCTCGGCGTCGAAGAGGAGAACAATAATCTTGCCAACCTCTATGTCGCCAGTTACCAGCTCCATTCTACGCTTGATTTTTCCGAGGTGCTGAGGATCGTTGTCGAGATCGTAATCAACCTTATCGGCGCAGAGCAGTTTGCGGTCATGCTTATTGATGATAAGACGAACGATCTTGTTGCTGTTGCCACAGAGGGCATTCAGGCATCCGAGTCGCTGCGGGCAAAGATCGGAGAGGGTATCATCGGCAGAGTGACCAAGGAAGGCGAAAGTTATTTTGCCGCAGACCTGAGCGCGATGCATGAGTTCAATTCGTTTGAACCGATCGTCTGTATTCCGCTCAAAATAAAGGAGCATGTTATCGGCGTTATTGCCATCTATAAACTGCTTACGCAGAAGTCAGGGTTCAATAATGTCGATTATGAGCTTTTCAATCTCCTCGCAGGCCATGCTGCAACAGCGATCTTCTCGTCCCGGCTGTATACCCAGTCGGAGAGGAAGCTGACAACCATTCAGGGGTTTCTGGACCTTCTGAAAGACAAACCGAAGAGATAG
- a CDS encoding response regulator — protein MPNILVVEDSPTMRQLISFAMKRIANSHVIEATDGVDALKKLSSDKIDLILCDINMPVMDGLKLVSLVRGNATFKDIPIIMVTTEGAEEDRKRAIAIGANAYLPKPIQTQELIKLVNTYLGGSAS, from the coding sequence ATGCCGAACATTCTTGTGGTAGAAGATTCACCGACCATGCGGCAGCTGATCAGCTTTGCCATGAAACGTATTGCCAATTCGCATGTCATAGAAGCAACGGACGGCGTTGACGCATTGAAGAAGCTCTCGTCTGACAAGATCGATCTCATCCTCTGCGATATCAATATGCCGGTGATGGATGGCCTCAAACTGGTGAGCCTTGTGCGCGGCAATGCGACCTTTAAGGATATTCCGATCATCATGGTTACGACCGAGGGGGCAGAAGAGGACCGGAAGAGGGCTATCGCGATAGGCGCCAATGCCTATCTCCCCAAGCCCATCCAGACACAGGAACTGATCAAGCTGGTGAATACCTATCTTGGCGGCAGTGCGAGTTAG
- a CDS encoding integration host factor subunit beta, protein MTKSVLIEKVSEKVEGLTRSQTEIVVDTVFESIKKALMSGEKIEIRGFGNFRLKNRNPRKARNPKTGESVDVPGKKVLYFKVGKALKEALNAK, encoded by the coding sequence ATGACAAAATCAGTCCTTATTGAAAAGGTTTCGGAAAAGGTCGAAGGACTTACCCGGAGCCAGACAGAGATCGTTGTCGATACCGTGTTTGAGAGCATCAAAAAGGCCCTGATGAGCGGCGAAAAGATCGAGATACGCGGGTTTGGGAACTTCCGTCTGAAGAACCGCAACCCCAGAAAGGCCAGGAACCCGAAGACCGGCGAGAGTGTTGATGTGCCGGGCAAGAAGGTCCTGTATTTCAAGGTCGGCAAAGCGCTCAAAGAAGCCCTGAACGCCAAGTAA
- the sppA gene encoding signal peptide peptidase SppA: MKKACIVISIVLLCLLVISLSLTLIQKKIPLGSRIALVRIEGPILDSRNIVDEIKEHTKDRSIKAIVLRIDSPGGAVAPSQEIYEEVKKAAAAKKVVVSMGSIAASGGYYIAAPADMIIANPGTLTGSIGVIMEIPNIEGLMTKIGITTEVIKSGKHKDMASAFRKMGVEERELLQGVMDNVHEQFIKAVAAGRKLKIEDVRTIADGRIFSGEQARAQKLIDELGTLEDTIMKTAQLVGISGEPDLVEKKEKTSIMELLKSRFPKELTDIFPTLRIKFLYTP, from the coding sequence GTGAAAAAAGCCTGTATCGTCATAAGCATCGTCCTGCTCTGCCTCCTGGTCATCAGCCTTTCGCTGACGCTTATTCAGAAGAAGATCCCTCTTGGGAGCCGGATAGCACTGGTCAGGATTGAAGGGCCTATCCTCGACTCCAGAAATATCGTTGACGAGATCAAGGAGCATACAAAGGACCGTTCGATCAAGGCCATAGTTCTGAGAATTGACAGCCCGGGCGGGGCAGTTGCCCCCTCACAGGAGATCTACGAAGAGGTTAAAAAAGCTGCTGCCGCCAAGAAAGTGGTTGTATCGATGGGCTCGATCGCCGCATCTGGCGGGTATTATATTGCAGCCCCTGCGGACATGATCATCGCCAACCCCGGCACCTTGACCGGCTCCATAGGCGTTATCATGGAGATACCGAATATTGAGGGCCTTATGACCAAGATCGGCATAACTACCGAAGTGATCAAGAGCGGCAAACACAAGGATATGGCATCGGCTTTTAGAAAAATGGGGGTTGAAGAGCGCGAACTTCTCCAGGGGGTGATGGACAACGTACATGAACAGTTCATTAAGGCCGTGGCAGCGGGAAGAAAACTCAAGATCGAGGATGTGAGGACAATAGCTGACGGCAGGATCTTCAGCGGAGAGCAGGCAAGGGCACAGAAGCTGATCGATGAACTCGGCACACTCGAGGACACGATAATGAAAACAGCACAATTAGTCGGCATTTCCGGAGAGCCTGATCTGGTGGAGAAAAAAGAAAAGACATCCATCATGGAACTCCTCAAGAGCAGATTCCCGAAGGAACTTACGGACATTTTCCCGACACTCAGAATAAAGTTTCTCTATACACCTTAG
- a CDS encoding 30S ribosomal protein S1, whose protein sequence is MDETMNNNEMEKLYAETFQTISPGTLLRAKVISIKADGVMADIGYKSEGFIRREEFSDEEMRQLRPGDALEVYVEQMRDSEGMMRLSKERASKIKSWDSLEKAAQENTLIEGKIIEKTKGGMTVDIGDVKAFLPASQIDIKLIKDLDSLIGKVMSFRIIKMNSKRSNIIVSRRIILEEERSQKKGETLGRIAEGALIHGTVKNITDYGVFVDLGGLDGLLHISDISWGRISHPSEFFAVGDTIEVKVLKYDAEKEKVTLGFKQKNPDPWENIAGKYPLGARVTGKVVSITDYGAFIEIERGLEGLVHVSEIDWSPRPKHPSKYLSVGEQVEATVMRVDQADRKLSLSIRQTKQSPWQLVREHYQPGQTVSGKVRSITDFGAFVGLPEGIDGLIHISDMSWTKHVKHPSELLKKGQKVDAVILTIDTEKEKIALGLKQLEPDPWVSRIPEQFKLGDEISGTVLKTTDFGIFLEMEGGVEGLIYSSEIIQPEGEPIKDGDQIRARIIRIDTDERKIGLSMKHVGKTEQ, encoded by the coding sequence ATGGATGAAACGATGAACAACAATGAAATGGAGAAGCTCTACGCCGAGACGTTCCAGACGATCTCTCCGGGAACACTGCTTCGGGCTAAAGTGATCTCTATCAAGGCAGACGGTGTCATGGCAGACATCGGGTACAAGTCAGAAGGCTTTATCAGGAGAGAAGAGTTCTCTGACGAGGAGATGCGGCAGCTCAGGCCCGGAGATGCCCTTGAGGTATATGTCGAACAGATGCGGGATTCCGAGGGCATGATGCGGCTGTCCAAAGAACGGGCATCAAAGATAAAATCGTGGGATTCCCTCGAAAAAGCAGCACAGGAAAACACCCTTATCGAAGGAAAGATCATCGAAAAGACAAAGGGCGGCATGACCGTTGACATCGGCGATGTCAAGGCATTCCTTCCTGCATCTCAGATCGATATCAAATTGATCAAGGACCTTGACAGCCTGATCGGCAAGGTGATGTCTTTCAGGATCATCAAGATGAACAGCAAACGTTCGAACATCATTGTATCAAGGAGGATCATCCTTGAAGAAGAGCGGTCTCAGAAAAAGGGTGAAACCCTCGGCAGGATCGCCGAAGGCGCACTCATCCACGGAACGGTCAAGAACATCACTGACTATGGCGTATTCGTGGACCTCGGCGGACTGGATGGACTGCTTCATATCTCTGATATCTCATGGGGCAGGATCAGTCACCCCAGCGAATTCTTTGCTGTCGGCGACACTATAGAGGTCAAGGTTCTTAAATATGATGCAGAGAAAGAAAAAGTGACGCTCGGGTTCAAGCAGAAGAACCCTGACCCCTGGGAAAACATTGCGGGAAAATATCCGCTGGGAGCGCGGGTTACGGGCAAAGTCGTAAGTATCACCGATTACGGCGCATTCATCGAGATCGAACGCGGTCTCGAAGGGCTTGTCCATGTCTCGGAGATCGACTGGTCGCCAAGACCGAAACATCCGTCGAAGTATCTCTCGGTCGGCGAACAGGTAGAAGCGACCGTAATGAGGGTTGATCAGGCTGATCGCAAGCTCTCGCTGAGCATACGCCAGACAAAGCAGAGTCCCTGGCAGCTGGTCAGGGAACATTACCAGCCCGGGCAGACGGTATCAGGCAAGGTCAGAAGCATTACTGACTTCGGCGCCTTCGTAGGCCTTCCGGAAGGCATTGATGGTCTCATCCATATATCCGATATGTCCTGGACAAAACATGTAAAACATCCTTCAGAGCTGCTGAAGAAAGGTCAGAAGGTAGATGCGGTCATTCTCACTATTGATACCGAAAAGGAAAAAATAGCCCTTGGCCTTAAGCAGCTTGAGCCCGATCCCTGGGTCAGCAGGATACCGGAGCAGTTCAAGCTCGGTGACGAGATCAGCGGCACAGTCCTGAAGACTACGGATTTTGGCATTTTTCTTGAGATGGAAGGGGGCGTTGAAGGGCTTATCTATTCCTCGGAGATCATACAGCCTGAGGGGGAGCCGATCAAGGACGGAGACCAGATCAGAGCCCGCATCATCAGGATAGATACCGATGAACGCAAGATCGGTCTCAGCATGAAACATGTGGGAAAGACTGAGCAGTGA
- a CDS encoding 4-hydroxy-3-methylbut-2-enyl diphosphate reductase — MKIITAKRAGFCFGVKRAIDITFDMAKENKKDLYTLGPIIHNPQVIAKLAEEGISPLEVDDLDARKISSLIIRTHGIPCQTHDTILSRGIKIIDATCPFVKNAQHYAKLLKENGYQVVILGDRNHPEVKGIVSYAGDDAIVLDEQSALPKLKPKVGVVVQTTQPIEALKKALSQIIEHAREVKVYNTICNSTALRLKETEQMARKVDVMIVVGGKNSANTTQLAHLCSSMSVRTYHIETEDELDASWFDNVKKVGITAGASTPDWIIRKVEKRIHAIGGSQ; from the coding sequence GTGAAGATCATCACGGCAAAACGGGCAGGCTTCTGCTTTGGCGTAAAGCGTGCCATCGATATCACCTTTGACATGGCAAAGGAAAATAAAAAAGATCTGTACACGCTTGGACCGATCATCCATAACCCGCAGGTCATCGCAAAGCTGGCAGAGGAAGGAATATCCCCGCTCGAGGTCGATGACCTTGATGCCAGAAAGATATCCTCACTGATCATCAGGACCCATGGCATACCCTGCCAGACGCACGACACGATCTTGTCCCGCGGCATCAAGATCATTGATGCGACCTGCCCTTTTGTAAAAAATGCCCAGCACTATGCTAAACTTTTGAAGGAAAACGGCTATCAGGTCGTTATTTTAGGCGACAGGAACCATCCTGAGGTTAAGGGCATCGTGAGCTATGCGGGCGACGATGCGATCGTGCTCGATGAACAGTCAGCGCTGCCGAAGCTTAAACCGAAGGTCGGCGTTGTTGTTCAGACCACCCAGCCCATAGAGGCATTGAAAAAGGCCCTTTCACAGATCATAGAACATGCACGTGAAGTAAAGGTATATAATACGATATGCAACTCAACGGCCCTGCGGCTCAAGGAGACCGAGCAGATGGCGCGCAAGGTGGATGTGATGATCGTTGTCGGCGGCAAAAACAGCGCAAACACGACGCAGCTTGCACATCTCTGCAGTTCCATGTCGGTCAGGACATATCACATCGAAACAGAAGACGAGCTTGATGCGTCCTGGTTTGACAATGTGAAAAAGGTCGGCATTACGGCAGGCGCTTCGACGCCTGACTGGATCATACGCAAAGTAGAAAAAAGAATACATGCTATAGGGGGAAGCCAGTAA
- a CDS encoding (d)CMP kinase, translated as MNRVIAIDGPSGAGKSTIARLLAQDLGYEYLDTGALYRAVALGLLHRGLNEETGDTEIAAALDHIDVSFRKGRVFLNHKDISQEIRSPEASHFASVFSARRLVRELLLDIQREALHHADLVAEGRDMTTVVFPYADKKFYLDASAEERAERRTLEMQAKGYEVSKEKIRLDILERDARDSGRDLAPLRIADDAVVIDSTGMSVQDVFQKILSIIRQDQEH; from the coding sequence ATGAACAGGGTGATCGCCATTGACGGTCCTTCAGGTGCAGGGAAAAGCACTATTGCCAGACTTCTTGCACAGGACCTCGGTTACGAATACCTGGACACCGGAGCCCTATACCGTGCTGTTGCCCTTGGTCTCCTGCATCGGGGGCTGAATGAAGAAACAGGCGACACCGAGATCGCAGCGGCCCTTGATCATATAGACGTTTCCTTCAGAAAAGGCAGGGTCTTTCTGAACCATAAGGACATTTCCCAGGAGATCCGTTCCCCTGAGGCAAGCCACTTTGCATCTGTCTTCTCTGCCCGCCGTCTTGTCCGGGAATTACTGCTCGATATTCAGCGGGAAGCATTGCACCATGCGGATCTGGTGGCTGAAGGCAGGGACATGACAACCGTGGTCTTTCCCTATGCCGACAAAAAGTTTTATCTTGATGCCTCTGCAGAAGAGCGGGCTGAGCGCCGCACCCTCGAAATGCAGGCAAAGGGATATGAGGTCAGCAAAGAGAAGATCCGGCTGGATATCCTGGAGCGTGATGCCAGAGACTCAGGCAGAGATCTGGCGCCGTTGAGGATTGCAGATGATGCGGTGGTCATCGATTCCACCGGCATGTCCGTGCAGGACGTATTCCAAAAGATACTCTCGATCATACGGCAGGATCAAGAACATTGA
- the aroA gene encoding 3-phosphoshikimate 1-carboxyvinyltransferase: protein MDRIEITKAVRFSGEVTPPPDKSISHRAVMFSSLAKGRGVVRNFLRAQDTESTMHAFRALGIEIDDQGHTLIIHGKGLHGLTEPVDIIDCGNSGTTIRLLSGVLAANPFFSVVTGDSSLRSRPMARIIKPLGLMGAHIAGRDDNRYAPFAIRGGSLKAISYDMPMSSAQVKSAILLAGLYAGGGSTVITEPSKSRDHTERMLPAFGADLRTDGLNVSIHSGKELYAQEIDVPGDFSSAAFFMVAALLIPGAEVMLRNVGINPTRTGLIDVLRSMGAHIVIDNVHAVSGEPVADIFCKGQTGLKACTVTADMVPSLIDEFPILCIAAARAEGTTIIRGAEELRLKESDRIKAMASELSRMGVVLEEFPDGISITGAETLNAAEVESHGDHRIAMSMAVAGLLAAGRTGISNASAVAISFPDFFATIRRLTA, encoded by the coding sequence TTGGACAGGATTGAGATAACAAAAGCAGTGCGGTTCTCCGGAGAAGTAACGCCGCCCCCTGACAAGTCCATATCGCACAGGGCCGTCATGTTTTCCTCTCTGGCCAAAGGCAGAGGTGTGGTCAGGAACTTTCTGAGGGCGCAGGACACAGAGAGCACCATGCATGCCTTCAGGGCCCTCGGCATAGAGATCGACGACCAGGGGCATACCCTTATTATTCACGGCAAAGGGCTGCATGGCCTGACGGAGCCGGTTGACATCATTGACTGCGGAAATTCCGGCACCACGATCCGGCTGCTTTCAGGCGTTCTTGCGGCGAACCCGTTCTTTTCTGTGGTGACCGGTGACAGCTCTCTGCGTTCCCGGCCCATGGCAAGGATCATCAAGCCTCTCGGTCTCATGGGAGCGCATATAGCAGGCAGGGACGACAACCGTTATGCACCTTTCGCCATCCGGGGCGGCAGCCTCAAGGCGATCTCCTACGACATGCCGATGTCAAGCGCACAGGTAAAATCAGCTATTCTCCTTGCCGGACTCTATGCAGGTGGGGGAAGCACTGTGATAACAGAGCCGTCAAAGTCGCGCGACCACACTGAGCGCATGCTGCCTGCTTTTGGCGCAGATCTGAGAACAGACGGACTGAACGTATCGATCCATTCGGGCAAGGAGCTTTATGCACAGGAAATCGATGTGCCAGGTGATTTTTCCTCGGCCGCTTTTTTTATGGTCGCTGCGCTTCTGATCCCGGGGGCAGAGGTTATGCTGAGAAATGTCGGCATCAATCCTACGAGGACCGGCCTCATTGATGTGTTACGGAGCATGGGAGCGCATATTGTTATAGACAATGTCCATGCGGTATCAGGAGAGCCGGTGGCAGACATTTTCTGCAAAGGTCAGACAGGCCTGAAAGCCTGCACGGTTACCGCCGATATGGTGCCTTCCCTGATCGATGAGTTCCCCATCCTCTGCATTGCCGCTGCGCGTGCAGAGGGCACGACCATCATCAGGGGGGCTGAAGAACTGCGTCTCAAGGAGTCAGACCGCATCAAGGCAATGGCTTCGGAACTTTCCAGGATGGGCGTCGTGCTTGAGGAATTCCCTGACGGCATCAGCATAACCGGTGCCGAGACCCTCAATGCAGCAGAAGTCGAGAGCCATGGTGACCACAGGATAGCAATGTCCATGGCAGTGGCAGGCCTTCTTGCAGCGGGCAGAACAGGCATAAGCAACGCCTCTGCGGTTGCCATTTCATTCCCTGACTTTTTCGCAACGATCAGAAGGTTGACCGCATGA